In Taeniopygia guttata chromosome Z, bTaeGut7.mat, whole genome shotgun sequence, one genomic interval encodes:
- the SELENOP gene encoding selenoprotein P precursor (The RefSeq protein has 11 substitutions compared to this genomic sequence): MWAGLGLVLALCLLPVGGTEAQNCQEPPKWHIGEEDPMWNSRGSVTVVALLQASULLCLRQASSLEDLRVKLENEGLVNISYVVVNHQGVQSRREFHLLKERVSDYITVYQQDEQQEDVWTTLNGNKDDFLIYDRCGRLVYHLGMPYSFLHFQYVEESIKIAYCENKCGNCSYMEPDADGVCENITKKAVEELSEIEPKPTGQHSHPNLHRHGHHQRHHHHHHHHKGSRDPKHENHQAAAEAERHHPHSGWRHRLFGHHRHDQIGSQEHVDTDPPGEIVEIPQDKKLRKKGKNSCKNELTUNWQTGSDSTSSSUSCHCRHLLFEELGNSATUQCRGALPNSCRUHGQLAAEDITESUQCRLLSAAUHSSPAGASETSDTUQUQEKARNUSUKKN; the protein is encoded by the exons ATGTGGGCGGGTCTGGGGCTAGTTCTGGCCCTCTGTCTCCTCCCAGTAGGAGGGACAGAGGCCCAGAACTGCCAGGAGCCCCCAAAATGGCATATTGGGGAGGAGGATCCGATGTGGAACTCCAGAGGCTCAGTGACAGTGGTGGCTCTCCTCCAGGCTAGCTGATTATTGTGCCTGCGGCAGGCTTCCAG TTTGGAGGACCTGCGAGTAAAGTTAGAGAATGAAGGATTGGTCAACATCTCGTATGTGGTTGTCAACCATCAGGGAGTTCAATCCCGGAGGGAATTTCACCTACTAAAAGAACGTGTTTCAGACTACATTACTGTCTACCAGCAAGATGAGCAGCAAGAGGATGTCTGGACTACTTTAAATGGAAACAAGGATGACTTTCTCATCTATGACAG ATGCGGCCGTCTAGTGTATCATCTGGGTATGCCCTACTCCTTCCTGCATTTTCAGTATGTGGAAGAATCTATTAAGATTGCATACTGTGAAAATAAGTGTGGAAACTGCTCTTACATG GAACCTGATGCTGATGGTGTATGTGAAAACATCACTAAAAAGGCAGTTGAAGAGCTGTCAGAGATAGAGCCCAAGCCAACAGGTCAGCATTCCCATCCCAACCTGCACAGACATGGACACCACCAgcgccaccaccaccaccaccaccatcacaAGGGCAGTCGTGATCCCAAACATGAGAAccaccaggctgctgctgaagctgAGAGACATCATCCTCACAGCGGCTGGCGCCACAGGCTTTTTGGCCACCACAGACATGATCAGATAGGTAGTCAGGAGCACGTAGACACTGACCCTCCAGGAGAAATTGTGGAAATTCCACAAGATAAAAAACTAcgaaagaaagggaaaaacagcTGCAAAAATGAGTTAACTTGAAATTGGCAGACAGGATCAGACTCTACCTCTAGCAGCTGATCCTGTCATTGTCGACACCTTCTGTTTGAAGAGCTAGGGAATTCTGCCACCTGACAGTGTCGTGGAGCACTACCAAATTCTTGCAGGTGACAcgggcagctggcagcagaggaCATCACTGAGTCTTGACAGTGCCGtctgctctctgctgcctgaCATTCATCACCAGCAGGAGCAAGTGAAACTAGTGACACCtgacagtgacaggaaaagGCGAGGAACtgatcctgaaaaaaaaactaa